Proteins encoded by one window of Rhodamnia argentea isolate NSW1041297 chromosome 6, ASM2092103v1, whole genome shotgun sequence:
- the LOC115744822 gene encoding sugar transport protein 13-like: MAGGGLAVAAPGASQFEAKITPIVIISCIMAATGGLMFGYDVGVSGGVTSMPHFLKKFFPVVYRKTQQPGLDSNYCKYDNQGLQLFTSSLYLAGLTATFFASYTTRRLGRRLTMLIAGIFFILGVTFNTAAQDLAMLIVGRILLGCGVGFANQAVPLFLSEIAPTRIRGGLNILFQLNVTIGILFANLVNYGTNKIKGGWGWRLSLGLAGIPAGLLTIGALMVVDTPNSLIERGRHEEGKAVLQKIRGIDNVEPEYLELVEASRVAKEVKHPFRNLLKRRNRPQLVIAMSLQLFQQCTGINAIMFYAPVLFNTVGFGGDASLYSAVIVGAVNVLSTCVSIYSVDKVGRRMLLLEAGVQMFLSQTAIAIILGIKVKDHSENLSHSFSIFVVILVCTFISAFAWSWGPLGWLIPSETFPLETRSAGQSVTVCVNLLFTFVIAQAFLSMLCHFKFGIFLFFSGWVLIMSLFVLLLVPETKNVPIEEMTEKVWMQHWFWKRFMDDKIPVKNGNGASLNGHNNGL; this comes from the exons ATGGCGGGGGGAGGCTTGGCAGTGGCGGCGCCGGGGGCGAGCCAGTTCGAGGCAAAGATAACGCCTATCGTCATCATCTCCTGCATAATGGCCGCGACCGGCGGCCTCATGTTCGGCTACGACGTCGGGGTTTCAG GCGGAGTCACGTCGATGCCCCATTTCTTGAAGAAGTTCTTCCCGGTGGTGTACCGGAAAACCCAACAGCCGGGGCTCGACAGCAACTACTGCAAGTACGACAACCAGGGCCTCCAGCTGTTCACCTCGTCGCTGTACCTCGCCGGGCTGACGGCCACCTTCTTCGCGTCCTACACGACGAGGCGGCTCGGGAGGCGGCTCACCATGCTCATCGCCGGGATCTTCTTCATCCTCGGGGTCACGTTCAACACCGCCGCCCAGGACCTGGCCATGCTCATCGTCGGGCGGATCTTGCTCGGCTGCGGCGTCGGCTTCGCCAATCAG GCGGTACCACTGTTTCTGTCGGAGATCGCGCCGACGAGGATCCGAGGAGGGCTCAACATACTGTTCCAGCTCAACGTCACCATCGGCATCCTCTTCGCAAATCTAGTCAACTACGGCACTAACAA GATCAAAGGGGGATGGGGTTGGAGGCTGTCCCTGGGGCTAGCGGGCATCCCGGCCGGTCTTCTGACCATAGGGGCTCTCATGGTGGTCGACACGCCCAACAGCCTCATCGAGCGCGGCCGCCATGAGGAAGGCAAAGCGGTCCTCCAGAAGATACGAGGGATCGACAATGTCGAGCCCGAGTACTTGGAGCTCGTCGAGGCGAGCCGTGTCGCCAAAGAAGTGAAGCACCCGTTCCGGAACCTCCTCAAGAGGAGAAACAGGCCTCAGCTAGTCATTGCCATGTCCTTGCAG CTTTTCCAACAATGCACCGGCATCAATGCCATCATGTTCTACGCGCCGGTCCTCTTCAACACGGTGGGATTCGGGGGCGACGCGTCGCTCTACTCGGCCGTCATAGTCGGGGCTGTCAATGTCCTATCCACTTGCGTGTCCATTTATTCAGTCGACAAGGTCGGTCGCCGGATGCTCTTGCTAGAGGCTGGCGTGCAAATGTTCCTGTCCCAGACTGCGATCGCCATTATACTCGGAATCAAAGTCAAGGACCACTCGGAGAATCTCAGTCACAGCTTCTCCATCTTTGTGGTCATCCTGGTCTGCACGTTCATCTCGGCTTTCGCGTGGTCATGGGGCCCCCTCGGGTGGCTGATCCCGAGCGAGACCTTCCCCCTGGAGACGCGCTCGGCGGGGCAGAGCGTGACGGTCTGCGTCAACTTGCTCTTCACCTTCGTGATCGCGCAGGCCTTCCTCTCGATGCTGTGCCACTTCAAGTTCggcatcttcctcttcttctccgggTGGGTGTTGATCATGTCGCTGTTCGTCCTGCTTCTGGTCCCGGAGACAAAGAACGTCCCCATCGAGGAGATGACCGAGAAAGTGTGGATGCAGCATTGGTTCTGGAAACGGTTCATGGACGACAAAATTCCAGTAAAGAACGGTAACGGCGCCTCCCTGAATGGACACAACAATGGACTATAA